Genomic DNA from Novipirellula galeiformis:
CGCGTCTCTCGGTTGCTGCCAAACCCATAAAAAGAAACCGAGCAATAGCGGCGGCAAAAAGACCAGCGAGCTCAAATGTTGCAGTACCGAGTACCACGAAATGACGCGGTCGTTCCAATCGAAGGCCGGCGCGCTGAGCACCGGGAATTGTTTGACGCCCCAGCGTCCTCCGTGCGTGAACGAGTCCCAGAGGACATGCGTCGCTGCTCCGAAAGCGATACACACGATGACCGCGAAGATCGCGGTGACCGAAAAATCAATGGGCTTGTTGAGCCACGGCCAAAGTCGCTCGGACAAGCTTCGGGGGAGTAAATCCGCTAACGGGCGTTTTAGCAGTGATTGATACAAATAGTAAAATGCGATCCCGAGCGGTAAGCAATGGGTGAGCACGCCCCGAATGGAATGGGTTGCGCCATAGTCGACCCAGTGTGGGTAAAAGGCAGCGATGTCAGGGATTGCACAGCCGATGGCCAAAGCGGAAAAGGGCAATCGCCAGCGACAGAACCAAGCGACGGGAATCGCCGCAGCAATATGGGTGACGGTGAACGGCATGGGATCGGTGCAGTGGCCTTGAACTCTCGGTAGCGAAGCTCGCAGGATGAGAGTGTCGCCGATTCTTCGTCGAGCGTGAAGCGGTGCAATCTCGCGGTGAATGCCGGGACGGAGCACGTCGGGTGTCCCCCCCGGCATATTCCACCCGCTCGAAGCGGCCCCCCCAACGCGGAAGGTTTTTGCAAAAGGCTTCGTCTCGCGGGTGAGTCCGCGGGGTATCGGAGTGAATTGGGAACTTTGATGATGTACCGGGGGGCGTCAAACCGTTTTCCTGGGGCACTTCGACCGCTAATTCGCGGTTTCCCATTTTCAGAATCAAGCCGTCTGGAGAAACGCTCGCTTCATGATAGCCTTAGTGCCATGACCCGCTCGACCACCTCGCTTCCCGTGATCCGACGCTTACCCGACGATTTTTCGATCGAGCGAGTTTTTTCACATTTTGCTAGCCGTGCGGGGTGCTTGTGGTTTGATTCGGTTCCCACCGCTCCCTTTGCGGCGTCGGCCGCAGACGACGCTGCTATCGATCTGCCGTCGGCCCGTTATTCCTTTCTGATGTCGGACCCGCTTCGCACCTTGGTCGCGGAGGTGGGCGACCCCGATCCTTGGCCCCTCTTGGAAAAGTGGTTTCGTGACATGCCCTCCGCGGTCGTTCCGGGGTTGCCACCGATGCAGGGGGGAATCGCGGGTTTGATTGGATACGAAGCGGCGACGTGGCTCGAGCGTGTGGGCGTGTCTCGGCAAAACGAGCTTCCCACGCCCGCGATCTCGCTGGGGCTCTATGACTGGACGATTGCGACGGATCACCACCTGGGGCAATCGTGGTTGATCTCTCAAGGGTTTTCGGTCGATGCAGACGCTCCATCCCCAGCGGATCGGTTGCAGCGAGCGAACGATCGCGCCGATCAAGTCGAGTCGCAAATCCGTCTCGCTTTGGAGAGGGCTCCGGAGTCCACCGTTGCGCGGCCCAGTGAAGCTCGCAGCGATCGGAATCAGGTCACCAGTAATTTTAGCAGCGAAGGTTTTCGCGAAGTGATTGCCGAAGTGGTTCAGCGGATTCGTGATGGAGACTCATTCCAGGTGAATTTGGCTCAGCGGTTGTTGCATCCCGCTGTGCTTTCATCGGCTGCGCTTTACCGTCGGCTCCGCGAAGCCAATCCTGCGCCGTACAGCGTTTATTATCACGGCGATGGATTTGACGTATTGAGCAGTTCGCCCGAGTTATTTTTGCAGCTCGATCATCACAAGGTGCAAACGCGACCGATCAAGGGAACGGTGCCGCGAACCGGTGATCACGATCAGGATCAAAGGCTTGCCGAGTCGCTGCAGCAGAGTCTCAAGGATCGCGCCGAAAACATCATGATTGTCGATTTGATGCGAAACGATCTGTCACGGGTCTGCACCGACGAGAGTGTTCAAGTGCGCCAATTGTGCCAAGTGGAACGCTATCAGTGCGTCCAGCATTTGGTTTCGATTGTGGAAGGCGAACTGCGAGACGGGTGCAGCATCATCGACTTGCTCAAGGCCTGTTTTCCGGGGGGCAGCGTGACGGGGGCTCCCAAGATCGAAGCGATGCGGACGATTGCGGAATTGGAGCCCGATCGTCGAGGCCCCTATTGCGGTTCGATGGGGTACATCAGTTGTTCGGGACAAGCGGAATTCAATATCTTGATTCGCACGATCACGGCCACACGAGGGCAATGGCAACTTCACGTCGGTGGCGGCATCACCGCCCGCAGCAACCCGCTCAGCGAAGAGGCCGAGACGTGGGCCAAAGCCGAAGGAATTTTGCGTGCGTTGCCTGCCCCTAATCACGGCCAAGAGACAGTCTAAAAAAGTGAGCAGACTGGTTATTGCGAGAGCTCGCGAACTTGTTAGAATCTGACCTTCGTTGCGGAACGCAAACTAGATTTCGCATCAAATAAGCCCCTATAGCTCAGTTGGTAGAGCAACGGACTCTTAATCCGTGTGTCCAAGGTTCGAGCCCTTGTGGGGGTACTTTTAATCTAACGATTTTCTTAAAAAGCCTGCAGTTCGCGGGCTTTTTTCGTTTTCAGGCGGCGGGGAGTTTCTTTTTCCTGCCGAGCCCCCTGTCCTGCCTCGCCATCCCGGCGAGCTCCTTGTGGCGGTGACCTCATCGCGATACCGCTCGCTCGATTCACCGACGGGCCGATGCAATCCGTTTGAGCCTACTTGCTCGACCCAATTCTTGGGGGGGATGGTTAAGGGAGGCAAGTCACGGACCATTTCGGTCGTTAGGGCGTCTCGGCAGATCAGAGCGGGCTGTCACGTCAGCGGGGCGAGAGACACTTGCCCGGCATTTTTCTTGGATCGTGCCTATCGAGAGGACATCGAAGGGACACTCGATGCTGAATTTCTTTTTTTTGCCGTCATTGTGACTCGCTTCGAACCGCCGAACGCTGGCAAACACAATGGTGCGATTGAGGCAATCGCACCAGCCGATTCGGGGGCACCGGCGGCCTCTCGTTGGCTGCGCCGTCCGCACTATTAAGTCGACATGGAGTTAACTTTCTGACGTCGTTTCCCCACGTCGCGTTTGGCGATGCGTTTTCTCTTTTTTGACTGCTTTATTGCTGGGACATCCTGCTGTCTCACGCATGTCTCGCGATGTCCTTGCCCGCTAGAAGTGCAAGGTCATCGGGAACGCTCCTCCGAAGGTGACCATTGACAACCATGTTGTCGCAAACGTCTTGCGGGTAACGGTCATCATCATTTGAGGAGCGGAAGAAGCATCGGTTCAATATGCGTTCTAGCGGAGTGGGTTTAGCAGGCCAATATCGCTTTCTCTTCGAAGATGTAACGCTCGGCCTCACGATCGCTCGGGACTTCGGGACGGAGAATCGTGTGCATGAGCAAGTGATGCAGGTACGTCGCGAAGGTGGCGGTGAGCAAGAGTACTTTGATTTCGACTCCTATAGTTTTCATTACAGCTTGCTCTACGAAGGACAACCCGTCGGTGCGATGACGGCAACGCGTCCCGTCGATGGAGCGATTGATTGTTCCGATGTGTATGCACCGCAACTGATGACGCGTTACCACGATTGTCTGGTTTCGACGTGCAAGTTCCGCATCAACCGCAGCGGTTGTTCGTCACTGAAAACGTTACGAACGATGGTACGCGAGTTTTGGCGAGACCAAGTCAGTGTTGGTTCGCGATTGAATCTGATCAACGCAGACAAAAAGATGGTTGCGTTCTATCAACGGATGGGGTACTGCGTTGTCGAAGGATCGGATTTCATTCATCCCACGTTGGGCACCGATAGCGTGGTGATGATGATGTCGGCCGATCCCACTCGGAAGTCTTTCTGTACCGATATTTTCTCCAACCTCGATGACGTCCTGTCGATGGACGAAGTCATTACAACCTGTAGCGAAAGTCTACTCGTCGATTTGTAAGCCACTTGGCTGTCGCACTTCGATCGAAATCAAGATCAGAATCTGTAACCCTATCTAGCCGTCGTTCTTTCGGATGAAGTTCTTCGCGAGTGATTTGATCGGTTCCCTTCCCGGAACGTCAAAGGAACGCTCGTTCACGAAGATCGGCTCTCCGGAAGGACAGCGGAGCCTTCCTTTCAAATTTTTGGCAAACAACGACGATGATTAAACCGAATTCGCCTGGGCGAACCGAACTGGGACAACATCAATTATCGTACGCTGCGGGCTCGACATCACTGGAGCCCTATGGCTTCCGGATCTTAGGGCAATCGGATAACAACCGCTTGGATCATTTGTTGTCCTCGTTTCCAGAGCTGTCGCGTTTGCTCCATCGCGAAGCATTGATTATCAGCGCGTATCCTGCGGCGTTGGGGCTAGCCGGTTTTGCGCCGCTGGTGGATACCTACCTTCATCCGCCTACCTTCATTCGTGCGATGAGATTGGCTGCGATCGAAGACCGCTCGGTGGTCTTTGCCGCGCAGCCACTCGCGGGCGTGGATTTGCTGTTACGCGCGATTCATCAACAAATGGAGCTGCCACAGCGAATGCTGTGGGCGGCGGGGGGATATTATTTTCCTCGCTCGCTTGAAGTGTTTATTACAGATTGCTTGGCGCAACAGGGGTGTCAAATTGAGTACCTGCACTGCTACGGGGTTGCTGAGATCGGCCACACCTGTTTCGCCGCGATGGAGCGATTTGATTCGGGGCATCCACGTTTTCGGAAAGTGGCTCCGGAAGTAACCGCTTCGGTGATCGGGGGGAACAGCCAACTTGCTTTGCAACGCAGTGACGGTCGTTCGATCGTAACGGAAGACTATGCCGATGAAATCAACGGCGAATGGTTGATTCAGAGCGGCCATGGCCGAATGTGCCCCGAGGTGCGTGAGCAGCTCGAGTCGTGGTCGCATCAAGATTGGATGCGTCGCACCGGGTATCTCGCCGCTCAAGCAAAAAACACTCGCTATCAGTTACGCGAATGGGTCGAGTGCTGCGGGGATGAACGCGAGCTGCGGTATTTTCGCTTCTGGGAACAGCACGGCGGTTCGCTGCAGTGCAAGCCAAAGTGGAATCGAGCGTCCGCGTCTGCGGTTACGCCACCGAGCGGACCCCATCCCGTCCCGCATCGTATTTGATCGGCTTGACGACGCGTTGGAATGCGCTCAGTGTTCTGGCGATCACGCGGCGGCGTGTCGCCGAGCGGAATTGCGAGCCAACCACGCGATGAAACAAGTGCGCGTAGTGAGTCGTGGTGGAAACCCGCGTGTAGGTTTCGTCCGAGCCGCCATCGTACTCCTGGGCGAATTCACAGATGGGAAAATCATACTCGGGCATCACCTTGGTGGAGTATAAGAATCCAATCGATTTCTGGCGTCGCATGTTGGTCGAGCTGGCACCGAACGAGAGCATTCGGAAATCTTCGGCCAGCGGATCTTTGGCAAGCATCGCGATCTGACAGAACACTGCATAACTGAGACTGTCAGTCACTTTGTACCAAGCCGGCCCACGGGTTTCCGAGAATTCGACGGCCGTGTCGAGCACCAAGTTTTGGCTTTCATCGAGGATATCGTCGGGACCAATATCCATGAACGAGATTTCGCCATCACGTAACTGTTCGTATGCGGAATCGGTTACGGGCAAAACAACACTGGCCCCATTTCGCACTCCTTCGGAGGCGGACACGATCAAGGTTTGCGGATGCCGTTGCCAAAGCGAGAGGTAGCGGTCTTCGTAGCGAAAGTATTGTTCGTTTAGCTTTTGGTTTCCGGCTCGGAAAATTTCGTCATAGTTGCTGGGCGCCGAACACTCCAGATGAACGCCCCAACTCTCTCGCATCCGTTGGATGACGTTGCGGACGTCTTCGTCGTCTTCACAGAAAGCTTGTTGGCTAGGAACCGTCTTGCTTTGGATGAACTGCGACAACGACCATGGCCAGGCGTCAAATTGGTCGTCGGTCGGAGCGCTTTCCTGAATGACTTCTTCGTAAGGGAGGTCCAGGGCTTCGGCGATGCGGCGAAGCATCTTTGCTGACAACCGCTGTTTGCCCGCTTCGGCAAATTGCAGAGTCCGAACGGCAATGCCAGCCTGGACGGCAAGTTCGAGCTGCGAAAGGCCTAGCTCCTTGCGGGTCTGGCTAATCTTGATACTACCTTTTGGCATATTGAGTTACTCAATTCCGAGCTTTAAAAAAAAATTAGCAACCCAGCGGTCAACTTGCGCCATCATTGCGCACAACAATCAACTGCTTATTGTAATCTAGATCGTTGTGGGGTCGGCGGCTTGAGGTGGATCTTTTAGCGAGATCTTTGGGGCATCACCTCAGGCCACGACTCCCTCTATTTGACAGCAACTCTCTCCTGATTGCAAATTCAATTGAGGAGATTGTTTCGCTTAAAAGGTGCGTTTTTAACGCATTTGCGGGCCTCGCATGGCCATCCTGACCCAGCGTGGCTGGTACAGATTGCCAACAAGGAAAAGGGTACCCTGATCGAAAAATCTTCCCAGCAGATATCGGACCGTTTTGGGGGGCGAAATGGCAATCTTGGTTTCGCAATCTTGATCTTGGGTTCGGAATCGAGGTACCGCCCTTTTCTCTAGGTTCCGCCGTTTACCCCCTCCGCCACATCGCTGTCGCGGTGGCTGCTTTGGCGGGGTGAACGTGAGTCACGCCGATGGTATCAAGGCGGGGCGGGATGCTAATTACTTCTTATCCGTGACACGTTAAACATGAGAGTGTGTCACTGAAGATGCACTTTGAAATCATACGCAACGGAGGCACACATGATTGAGGCAAAGACTGCCATGGAGCGGGCGTTTCTGCTGTTGGCGGAGGCGGAGTTGGGGACTTGTTCCACTTGGCCACGTCCTGGTTGGCAGCAGGCAAGTGCCCCCGGTTCACGTGGCTCCCATTCCAATGCGCTGTCTGCAAATGGCCAGGGGCCCGATGAGCACCGTTCCCTCGAAGACCGTGTCGAATCGCTCGCCATTTTGTTGGACATCTTGCCTCGGAGCCGGCGGTCGGAATTAAATTCGCTCGTTAGCATGTGGTCCCAGCATTACTCGGCGAGCCGCTTTGTTAGCGCCGACGAGCTGCGACGGATCACCCGTCGCTGTTTGCGAACGCGAACGGCTCAAACCGCGACGGTTCCTAACTTTTTTGCGACCGCCGCATCGATTGCTCAGCAAGGCCGAGATGCGGACGCAGCGGTTTTGAGCAGCGTGACTCGATCGCAAACCGAGTGTTCCCCCACCGCAGAACAGCATTGCGTTGACGGATTGCAAACCTGGTTTGAGCACTTGCATCGAAAACAGTGTTGGACGCACCTCCCATCGGTGGTGCCCGGCGACAAGCCCGTTGCGGTGAACGAGATGTATGTCGAGCTCTTACTAAAAACGGATCGATCGGGTGAACGCGAGTTGGGTTTGGGCTCTGCTGGCATTGGGGACTTGCCCAACGCGGCGACGTCATGTCGTCATCCCGTGCCGCAATCACACGATGATGTTGGTGATCCAAGCGAGTGGAGAGAAAACGATTCCTTGTTGGACATTCGTACGATTGTTGCACGAACATTGAATCGATGCGTTATCGTGGGTAGCCCCGGCAGCGGCAAGTCGACCTTGATCCAGTGGTTGGCTCAGGAGGTGGTGCGCGGCGGCATCCGAGACTTTGATGTGCCGATCGTGATTGAGTTAAAGCAGTACGCTCGATCGCTTGCGGAGCATCCCGATCTCACGCCGCTACAGCATTTCTTTCGATCGCTGGGTAATCGCCACCTCGATTCGGATGCCGCGTCGGTTTGGTTGCGGCGAGTTTCGCGTAGCCATCATCGAGTGTTGTTGATGTTCGACGGCTGGGATGAGGTTCCCGCTGAATCGCGGGCGAACGTTCGAGAGCAGCTAGAATCCGAAGCGAGTGATTTTGTCACCTTGGTCACCTCGCGACCCTCGGGGGTGCCGCAATCGTTATGTGACCGAGAACACGTCGACTTTTATCGGATCGCGAACCTGTCGTCACGTTCGGCTGCTCAATTAGCGACGAATATTATTCGTAATCGCTTCCACTCCCATCCCGCCGGCGACGGTTACGCGAATGCGATCATTGAGCAAATTCAATCCTCTGCAGAGCTGCGGACGTTGGCCAAAAACCCATTCTTACTTGGGCATGTTGTGC
This window encodes:
- a CDS encoding DUF4184 family protein, whose amino-acid sequence is MLRPGIHREIAPLHARRRIGDTLILRASLPRVQGHCTDPMPFTVTHIAAAIPVAWFCRWRLPFSALAIGCAIPDIAAFYPHWVDYGATHSIRGVLTHCLPLGIAFYYLYQSLLKRPLADLLPRSLSERLWPWLNKPIDFSVTAIFAVIVCIAFGAATHVLWDSFTHGGRWGVKQFPVLSAPAFDWNDRVISWYSVLQHLSSLVFLPPLLLGFFLWVWQQPRDASQHNHFQLPRTVSWTAIAIMVLTMGIHVGWTRQQFPWKSFLQLTAYSVKQSGALMMIIILLYCVAMHVLWTLQAREAAPPTRDNR
- a CDS encoding helix-turn-helix domain-containing protein → MPKGSIKISQTRKELGLSQLELAVQAGIAVRTLQFAEAGKQRLSAKMLRRIAEALDLPYEEVIQESAPTDDQFDAWPWSLSQFIQSKTVPSQQAFCEDDEDVRNVIQRMRESWGVHLECSAPSNYDEIFRAGNQKLNEQYFRYEDRYLSLWQRHPQTLIVSASEGVRNGASVVLPVTDSAYEQLRDGEISFMDIGPDDILDESQNLVLDTAVEFSETRGPAWYKVTDSLSYAVFCQIAMLAKDPLAEDFRMLSFGASSTNMRRQKSIGFLYSTKVMPEYDFPICEFAQEYDGGSDETYTRVSTTTHYAHLFHRVVGSQFRSATRRRVIARTLSAFQRVVKPIKYDAGRDGVRSVA
- a CDS encoding anthranilate synthase component I family protein — translated: MTRSTTSLPVIRRLPDDFSIERVFSHFASRAGCLWFDSVPTAPFAASAADDAAIDLPSARYSFLMSDPLRTLVAEVGDPDPWPLLEKWFRDMPSAVVPGLPPMQGGIAGLIGYEAATWLERVGVSRQNELPTPAISLGLYDWTIATDHHLGQSWLISQGFSVDADAPSPADRLQRANDRADQVESQIRLALERAPESTVARPSEARSDRNQVTSNFSSEGFREVIAEVVQRIRDGDSFQVNLAQRLLHPAVLSSAALYRRLREANPAPYSVYYHGDGFDVLSSSPELFLQLDHHKVQTRPIKGTVPRTGDHDQDQRLAESLQQSLKDRAENIMIVDLMRNDLSRVCTDESVQVRQLCQVERYQCVQHLVSIVEGELRDGCSIIDLLKACFPGGSVTGAPKIEAMRTIAELEPDRRGPYCGSMGYISCSGQAEFNILIRTITATRGQWQLHVGGGITARSNPLSEEAETWAKAEGILRALPAPNHGQETV